A single Pseudomonas sp. DC1.2 DNA region contains:
- the dinG gene encoding ATP-dependent DNA helicase DinG — MISTELKTTIQGAYTRFLEAKSLKPRYGQRLMIAEIAKVLGAIDTDDEGRRSGDPAIVAVEAGTGTGKTVAYALAAIPTAKAAGKRLVIATATVALQEQIVYKDLPDLMRNSGLNFSFALAKGRGRYMCLSKLDMLLQEGHAQTATAQLFEEEGFKIEVDEASQKLFTSMIEKLAGNKWDGDRDSWSTALEDADWARLTTDHSQCTNRHCPNFGQCAFYKAREGMGKVDVIVTNHDMVLADLALGGGAVLPDPRDTIYVFDEGHHLPDKAIGHFAHYTRLRSTADWLETTAKNLTKLLAQHPLPGDLGKLIEQVPELAREIKTQQQFMFTACEQVADFKPGEDVEGRERPRHRFVGGVIPEHMREMGIELKKAFARLTDLFTRLTELLKEGMDGEVNIGIASNQAEEWYPLFGSLLSRSSGNWELWTAFTVEDPEDSPPMARWLTLAESGSLFDIEVNASPILAAEMLRRNLWNVAYGALVTSATLTALGTFDRFRMRAGLPKKAVTAVVPSPFHHADAGVLRVPDLKADPRDAPAHTAAIIRDLPGLVEGSRGTLVLFSSRKQMQDVFDGLDRDWRKQVFIQGNLSKQETLNKHKARVDGGDSSVLFGLASFAEGVDLPGAYCEHVVIAKIPFSVPDDPVEAALAEWIEARGGNPFMEISVPDASLKLVQACGRLLRTEEDRGTITLLDRRLVTARYGKAILNALPPFRREIS; from the coding sequence ATGATCAGCACCGAACTCAAAACCACGATCCAGGGCGCTTATACGCGTTTTCTCGAAGCCAAGAGCCTCAAGCCGCGCTACGGCCAACGTCTGATGATCGCTGAAATCGCCAAAGTCCTCGGTGCCATCGACACCGACGACGAAGGTCGGCGCAGTGGCGACCCTGCGATTGTCGCGGTGGAAGCCGGCACCGGTACGGGCAAAACCGTGGCTTACGCGCTCGCGGCGATCCCTACCGCCAAGGCCGCCGGTAAGCGTCTGGTGATCGCCACGGCCACCGTGGCCTTGCAAGAACAAATCGTCTACAAGGATTTACCTGACCTGATGCGCAACAGCGGGCTGAATTTCAGCTTCGCGCTGGCCAAGGGCCGTGGGCGCTATATGTGCCTGTCCAAACTTGACATGTTGCTCCAGGAAGGCCACGCACAAACCGCTACTGCGCAGCTTTTCGAAGAAGAAGGCTTCAAGATCGAGGTCGATGAAGCCAGCCAGAAGCTGTTCACCAGCATGATCGAGAAGCTCGCCGGTAATAAGTGGGACGGCGACCGCGACAGCTGGTCCACCGCTCTGGAAGACGCTGATTGGGCGCGTCTGACCACTGATCACAGCCAATGTACCAACCGTCATTGCCCGAACTTCGGCCAGTGTGCCTTCTACAAGGCACGCGAAGGCATGGGCAAGGTTGACGTGATCGTCACTAACCACGACATGGTACTGGCCGACCTGGCCCTGGGCGGCGGCGCTGTGCTGCCGGATCCGCGCGACACCATTTATGTGTTCGACGAAGGCCACCACTTGCCAGACAAGGCAATCGGTCACTTCGCCCACTACACGCGCCTGCGCTCCACCGCCGACTGGCTGGAAACCACCGCCAAGAACCTCACCAAACTGCTGGCCCAGCACCCGTTGCCGGGCGATTTGGGCAAGCTGATCGAACAAGTGCCGGAACTGGCGCGAGAGATCAAGACCCAGCAACAGTTCATGTTCACTGCCTGCGAGCAGGTCGCCGATTTCAAACCGGGTGAAGACGTTGAAGGCCGTGAGCGGCCGCGTCATCGCTTCGTCGGCGGAGTGATTCCCGAGCACATGCGCGAGATGGGCATTGAGCTGAAAAAAGCCTTCGCCCGCCTGACCGATCTGTTCACCCGCCTCACCGAACTGCTCAAGGAAGGCATGGACGGCGAGGTCAACATTGGCATCGCCAGCAACCAGGCCGAAGAGTGGTATCCATTGTTCGGCAGTTTGTTGTCGCGCTCTTCGGGCAATTGGGAGTTGTGGACCGCCTTCACCGTCGAAGACCCGGAAGACAGTCCGCCCATGGCCCGCTGGCTGACCTTGGCCGAAAGCGGCTCGCTGTTCGATATCGAGGTCAACGCGAGCCCGATCCTGGCTGCGGAAATGCTTCGTCGTAACCTGTGGAACGTGGCCTATGGCGCGCTGGTGACCTCGGCCACCCTGACGGCGCTGGGCACTTTCGACCGCTTTCGCATGCGTGCCGGGTTGCCAAAAAAAGCCGTGACGGCGGTGGTGCCGAGTCCGTTTCATCACGCTGATGCCGGCGTGTTGCGGGTGCCTGACCTCAAAGCCGATCCCCGGGATGCGCCGGCCCACACCGCGGCCATCATTCGCGACCTGCCGGGTCTGGTCGAAGGGTCGCGAGGCACGCTGGTGCTGTTCTCCTCGCGCAAGCAGATGCAGGACGTATTTGATGGCCTGGACCGAGACTGGCGCAAACAAGTGTTCATTCAAGGCAACCTGTCAAAACAGGAAACCCTGAACAAGCACAAGGCTCGGGTCGATGGCGGCGATTCCAGTGTGCTGTTCGGCCTTGCCAGTTTCGCCGAGGGCGTGGACTTGCCTGGCGCGTATTGCGAGCACGTGGTCATCGCCAAAATTCCATTCTCGGTGCCCGACGATCCGGTAGAAGCCGCGTTGGCCGAGTGGATCGAAGCCCGGGGCGGCAATCCGTTCATGGAAATCTCGGTGCCGGACGCCTCGCTGAAACTGGTCCAGGCTTGCGGTCGCTTGCTGCGTACCGAAGAGGACCGCGGCACTATCACCTTACTCGACCGGCGTCTGGTCACGGCCCGTTACGGCAAGGCCATCCTCAATGCGTTGCCGCCATTTCGACGTGAAATTTCCTGA